TTGATTCTTCCTCATAACTGAAATTGAGAAACTATCTGCTTTAAGCTTgcaaaaataattcaagaagACAAAGTGAGAGAGAACAATTTGAAAGAATGATACTCTTGCACTTggacaattaatttttttctgtaTTAGAACAATTAATACATGGAACATGAGTCCTCTACTGTTTTACTTTATACAATATTAACCTCCATCAATATATAACATACCTGATAAGAGCAATTTTGTGATCATCATTGCTTGTTTTTACCATTTCTCTACACAATCTAATACAAAATTAGattaaaacaagtaaaagatcTAAAATTGGGACACACAACTGAATGTGTAAGACTTAATTGAATAACATTTTAGCTCATAAAGTTAGGAGAATAATTATTCTAGCCAATCATTGAGGGGAGTTCATGCAATCTTAATCATCCCCAAGTCTAACTTATTCTTTTCATAATGCTCCCTACTTAGTGTGCACAATTCATCAATTGTCGTTCGAAAAAGAACAAGTTGATCCAACAATCACATACTTTTGTAGTCAAATCAGTTTTAAGATTCATTGTTCCCCCTATCAATGTGTCCTTAGTTTGTTCAACAAATGAAACATGTGGTACAACGTGTTCCAATTCACTCTTTTCAGTTTCACTTTAATCCTCACCTTTTTTTCGCTTCCCCCTTACACATGCATTacctccttttttttctttttccttttttttttaaatgacacATTCCCCCTTTTGTGAAGTGAACGAAAGTAACTTTTATTTATCTTCATTTATATCTCTTACGCAAGCAATATTTATGAACTCATCACTTGCTTCCTTTCTACTTCACCTGCAAAATAACTTAGAGGTTAGTCTTAGGAACCCACACAAGCTTGGGTCCTTTCCTATGTTCAAAAGGGTGAATCAAATTTCTTCTCGCCTATCTAGGCCACTGGTTAGTGGACCTGTTTCTGCCAACAGACAAATCTGTTTCAATTTGCAAACttagtttttttctaaaataattagcAATTGGACACTCACTAGTTGGATGACCAATTTTTCcacaaatataacataaatattcagagataatattttctttatggaATCATATCCCAGTCTTCTCATTGTACACCCTATCACTCAATTTGTTAAGAATTCTAGATGAGTGAGTCCATCTATTTGTCTTCTCAAggtttacttttatttgagagatttCAATGTTTAATTTCCTcaccttttctttttgtaaaaaaaaaaaaaagaagtcatttttgcatttttttcaactctttttcCAGCTTTTCTTCAGTTACACTCATATTTACTTTTCCTTATTCAGTAATTGTCATCTTTAAAATTTCAGACTTTAGATCTAGGTTAGATGACTCAAGTTTTTCAACATGTTTCTTCAgacaattattttgtttatcagTTACAATTTTGTCATCTTTGAGATTCATGTACTCAAGTTTTTGATCTGCAAAGGCTTTAAACAACTTATCTCTTTCACATGTTAATTCTTCAAGGTCATCAATTAACCTATTTATTAATCCAATTGATCGATTTTTAGAAAATGAGTGCAGTTTTTGTTTAAGATCAGTGATACTAACCTCAGAATTTTCATCATCTTTAGCGTCTGAATCGCCCAGAGCTAAGAATGTTGTTTCATCAATGTCATCATCAGATTCTCCATCTCTTGAACCCCAAGCAGCTACCATTGCATATTCCTCCTTTTTCTTTGAATTCCTTTCCTTTTCCATCCTTTCTTTCCTCCAATTAGCTTCCCATTGCGAGCAGTTCTTTACATGATGATCCATTTTTTCACACTTGTAGCATCCATTTTGAGATTTATCATTTACCCACTTCTTTTGATTGgttttcttcttttcattttccttctcCTTCCTGAGATACTTCTTATATCCTTTTGCTAGAAGTGACATttgatcctcatcatactcaatATCTTCACCATCAGACACTTTCAGGGCTAATGCGtttttgatacgctcaaacttacttctcaaataagaagtaaagcggtcgtgtcaagtaaataacccaactagtgaggttgggatcg
This DNA window, taken from Solanum lycopersicum chromosome 5, SLM_r2.1, encodes the following:
- the LOC138348468 gene encoding uncharacterized protein is translated as MKIVEGVKVQKVKIDFTTKDLSALRKNAKTKNILVCGLGPDEYNRISNSTTAKQIWDALVDAHEGTSQVWKFRVAMLFTEYETFKMMKDFFSFQFTPHLLPLLFSSSSSTPTILVFTEAPPAAQQGKQQPAAASSTTAISRRPPAAQQQPAAARQQHSSSQPQTAATSRQPRQHSAAAIKLKNETLKVSDGEDIEYDEDQMSLLAKGYKKYLRKEKENEKKKTNQKKWVNDKSQNGCYKCEKMDHHVKNCSQWEANWRKERMEKERNSKKKEEYAMVAAWGSRDGESDDDIDETTFLALGDSDAKDDENSEVSITDLKQKLHSFSKNRSIGLINRLIDDLEELTCERDKLFKAFADQKLEYMNLKDDKIVTDKQNNCLKKHVEKLESSNLDLKSEILKMTITE